One Paralichthys olivaceus isolate ysfri-2021 chromosome 21, ASM2471397v2, whole genome shotgun sequence genomic window carries:
- the tmem101 gene encoding transmembrane protein 101: protein MAAPSRKQVLKFISQLGAFILTRFGFWNCFCMLMLFAERADSKRKPDIHVPYLFVDMGAAVLCASFMSFGVKRRWFAMAAAVQLVVSTYASYIGEQVYYGDWLKVRMYSRALAIIGGFLVLASGAGEVYRQKARSRSLQSTGQVFLGVYLICMVYSLQHSKEDRQAYLNHIAGGEITLILLEVLFGVLALAFLSGCYIRLAAQILATVLPLVILLIDGNLGYWHNTRKVEFWNQMKLIGHNVGIFATALILATDG from the exons ATGGCGGCTCCCAGCAGGAAGCAGGTTTTAAAGTTCATCAGCCAGTTGGGAGCTTTCATTCTGACCCGGTTCGGGTTCTGGAACTGCTTCTGCATGTTGATGCTGTTTGCGGAGCGGGCGGATTCCAAGAG GAAGCCAGACATCCATGTACCTTACCTGTTTGTGGACATGGGGGCGGCTGTGCTCTGCGCCAGCTTCATGTCATTcggggtgaagaggaggtggttTGCGATGGCCGCCGCCGTACAGCTGGTGGTCAGCACGTACGCATCATACATCGGAGAGCAGGTGTACTACGGTGACTGGCTCAAG GTGCGGATGTATTCCAGAGCGCTCGCAATCATTGGAGGCTTCCTGGTTCTGGCCAGCGGGGCGGGGGAGGTGTACAGACAGAAAGCTCGCAGCAGATCCTTGCAGTCGACTGGACAGGTTTTCCTGGGAGTCTATCTCATCTGCATG GTGTACTCCCTCCAACACAGCAAAGAGGACAGACAGGCCTATCTGAACCACATCGCCGGGGGAGAGATCACCCTGATTCTGCTGGAGGTGCTGTTTGGCGTTCTGGCTCTGGCCTTCCTCTCTGGCTGCTACATCCGTCTGGCTGCTCAGATCCTCGCCACCGTCCTCCCTCTGGTGATCCTGCTCATCGACGGTAACCTCGGCTACTGGCACAACACCCGCAAGGTGGAGTTCTGGAACCAGATGAAGCTGATCGGACATAACGTGGGCATCTTTGCCACTGCGCTGATCCTAGCTACTGACGGCTGA